The genomic interval GGTAAAAGTTCCATGTTATATTCGAGGTCGTAGATACTTtggaattaataatattagtagaattgaaaataagtattcattttacaatacaatttcgtttccatattaaaaaataaaataggaagAAGCAAGACATTTTGTAACAAACCTGGAAGACACCCATCTCCGCTCGCTCCAATTACATTAGTCCGGCTGCAAAGTAAATGggaatattgaatttattcatctgttattttatcaataacttCGTGGAATCGCCTGAGTTTctactgttattttttttaatcggattgcttttttacaatttgaaatcGGAATTGCATTtcaacataaacattttaaaaaatttaaaggttttatTGTTCCAATCGAAtaattgaaacattttttttttaataaaagcgCAGTGATTTTTCTTTCGTAACCCATGGTTCAAATAGAATGTCAAACTAATTATAGGTACTACAAGACCATATAACTTGTATCGATTGTCCAACCGATTGTGGACCACGAAGAAGTACTTTTTTCAGTAGTCCCACTCTGTTATCTCTAAATCTGAAAAAAGACAACCCAACAAACAccctttcacatttataatactagtatggATGTGGtttagtatgaaaatatacttatttgttgGGGTTTAAAACGATTTTACATTGAAAACTGCGCCAGTTGCATCGATCGCTTTTATTCATGGCTCGCATAAAGTGTACTTCCTAATTAGGTGGCATGGCTACACCATATCTTAAGACGATCACCCTTATATTTCACGGGTAAAGGTACCTTATGGTCGATTTTCAGTCACATATATTTCTGCAATTTgctactcaaaaactattcagataaaaaaaaatccgtgGTATATTTCGTTTCTTACCTGTGTAGAGGCCATTGAGTACTGCTTGTTTTTTCTGTTAACAGTAGTACCAccaatagatttattattaaatatatagggacaagttacacagattgagttagtcccaaagtaagtccgggacttgtgttatgggatactaactcaacgttactattttctatatacatatacataatatagttgAACTAGACGAcacaggtcaatctgaaaaaagaaaatcactTTCCATCGATCATCAGATCGAACCCgaagtgtagcagtccggcatgacgaccattaggccacggaagTCATCATCCGATAGTATGATATTGATATTAGCTTTACTCATATATACGTCAGCTTGTATCACCATCGTTTCCGACCCATAAAGCAATGGCCGGGTTGTCGAAGCGAAACTTGAAATATAGCGCGAAATTATTTACTACTTGTCTAGGCTTCGAAACTTCATCCGTTTCGGgtcagttatttttaaattgagcCTTTCTTAACCTTCTATTTCGAGACTCGAGTAACAGTTCTTTCAAAGAATTATCTTGAGCATGATATATGTGTTTCAAAGAAGCTACATCGTTTGCTACGGCATTTAATTTCGTCATTATATATGTTATCATGTCTTGTTTGAGATCTGTGGCGAAGTGATAGTGGTTACCCAGTGGCTAAGACCTGTGAAGTCCTAGATACGAGGTCTACTCACGTTACATGAATTTGAATACCAATCTGACATATGTTAGTAAgtgtgaaaataaactttgtgaGGAAATAAAGTGTATaacaatttgataatttatcagcTACTGTATGAAATTGAGAAGTCAATGTCAAgtcactccattaatattgccaggAAAATCTCGACgttacattccacataatgacgcGATCCGTTAGGAAtactatatttacattatattcgaaacattttgtattatcaAAGTGAAAGCAATTCAGATATTAGACCTTCAATGACAGTTATTCACGTCAAATTTCTATGTATATAGTGATTTCTCCaaatgctacaaactactggcattatAATCTTCGAGTCTGTTTATATTTATCGTTTATATCTCGTTTCCATCTCATTTAGTGGGCCCGGCCCGGGTGCGGGCCCTCGAATCCCCGACGCGATGGTATCGACGCAATGAGATATTAAATGAAACTCGCTGAGCCCGGTTTTAACCAGATTTATCCAAGCGCGTACACTGCTTGCTGAACAACGATGTAATCtgtgatttttaattacatctttattaaatctttgttctatgtaatttataagttaaacGAAAATTAAGCCGCACGGATCACATAAGTTAAAAAAGCAAGAGCAAggactttttaattattttctaacaaaatatcatattgtaatcttaCTGATAAACTAACTACTACATAAATCTAAAGTATATTTGCCAGTAAGCCCTATTCAACACTTGTGAATATAATTCTTAATGATACTTGtttgatatgttacatatagactatcagatacttttatCAGGAAGCGGACAAACGAGCcctaaatattgaattaaattttatcaaaattgtacATAGCAGAAACAACATAAAGATTTTCATTTCTAGTGATGATGGAATGATAGCAAGTGACTCTTATCAAAACATTTGGAGAGCACGTGCGCTTGGCATGGGATTATGGAATAAAGATGTTACAGAAGGTTAACTGtcaatttaaatcatatcTAGAAggaaaaacgtttatttgctcaaacataatagttcttgccactgaaccgagaggtcccgggttcgatcctcacTGCCAGTCAAACGATAGTACCAAACAGAATGGCAAAAGGGTGGAAACCGAATACTTGAATTTTCCGCAGTTATAGCAATAACAGCAGTTTTCCTTAAACGACCTAAAAAGGTTAAAGAACAATAAACGTAACAAACATgcgaaaatagttttttatacttttttgtgGAAGCCTGCTTCTAGCTATATTATAGATAGATTAATAATTCGTTTATTTGATTTGCCACAGACACCAAAGAAATAACAGACaagttttataagaaaaaaaaaacataaaattaaacaaaggtGTGTGTTGGTGTGCTGCAGCGAGGCAAAAAGGCTTTATAACTCAGCGAAACACTCTGCACCTTAGTACAGAAAtactgattttcagttatgctgtttatgtttgttaatacATCATGTCTCGATGGTTGACAATGACCAAGTGGACTAAGTTCCACTATGGTGAGATGGTTTTTGCAATAGATGAATCCTTGATTCAAATGTACCAATGGAAAAAGTGGTCGAAGCAGTACGTTTCTTTTTAATGCGTTTCTTCAATCTCGGTCACAGGCCCGTAGTAAGATTTTGCAATTCACTTTTCACTATCAAATCTTTTCGCAGGCAATGAGATACAGCCATCCACTCAAATTTCGGTATGTTTATATTGCGGTATGAGTGTGTGATATCAACATTCTCATCTGTTACCTTTTAAATTGTGATGCGGTCACGAAGCTTTGTCTCCGGCCGCCGGCGGCTACGTCAAAGGAGATTAGGTTCGTTTACACAATTGTCACCCTCGCCCCTTACGCTCCCCCCTCAACCTCGCCGGCCACACGCTCGGCTTACCCGACCTGACACACTAAACCCACTTCAACTCGCGGCGTACAATCTCTGATACTTCCACAGGATCAACAGTTTTAAAGTCTTCCGTGTATGGACATAagtgatataaaaatttaaaaatggcgTGGGGATATTGGTCAGCATCGTCTGTGCTGCCGGACCGCGGTCGCAGCCCACGCAGAGCCGGGACATCAGCAGTACACCAGCATCCAAATCCTCCAACCGCAAGAGAAGTAATGGAGACACATGATGAGAGTATAATCCATACGGCATCCACATCTAGAGATAGCAGAGATCATTCGGCTTCCCCACATTCTTCATCAAACGGGGGTCACTCTCACCACCACGAAGTGCGGCACGCGGTACCAGCGAGCGCTTTATTCGGGGAAAGCTATGGAGAGTTATCAAGAAGACCATCATTAGACCTGGGGTCAGTGCGGAGTGCGTTAGCCTCGTGTTCGGGAGGTGGAACGTTAAGTGCGGGATCTACTTTGACCCGTGGTGGAACGTTGGCGGACTACTTGCCGCCGACGCCGTGTCCGCACCACCATAGAGTGTACGTGGATCATCACAAACATTACGAGCAGCCGATCCAGCCGGTGCACGTTGGTGTGCCGCATCATTCGCACTCGCACGCGTCGAGTAGACATCAGACTGATGATGAGGACGATCTTGAACCGGCTTACGCTACAGGTATGATTTCTTCAATACATGTagatagaatattatttagattagatgtaatataattttaaatttgtccaatataaaaatatatagcaaaaaaatatgtggtgATAACAGTTTGCCAATGGAGTGGGCTTGGCCGTTTAAAGAGTTTTAAATTCATATGGCCATCTTTTCCACATTTGAAAGTATTTACGTAACTTCCAATAAACGgcataaaacttttttaggACTAATTCTAAAATGGTTCTTCATCAGAAGCTATAAACCAATTTGTGACGCAACTTCTACTACTTACACAATTTTCTTGTGAACTTCAATTACTTAACTAATATTGAAGTTAAGAAGTTGTGCTGAGCTCTCGAATTTTTCTTACCTAGCCAATTCAGAGCTCGAAATTCAATTGATCCCAGCTTTGTACAAGTTTTCTGAACTACGTTTTATCAGAAGGCGTTACGTGCTTAcatctttgtttttgttttatacgtaGTTTCTGTttagtgtaaatatttaataggtactttatttcCCGTTACAAATTGGCAAatgtaactaaatattaatctaAACTCTTGCTAGAGTTATGATCTCCAGTTCTCCATGTGCTACACCAAGACTATGACACATGTAGTTCCTGCATGTCCCAACACAATTAAACCTGAATGCTACGTCAGTTGCCACAGACATTCAAAATGTTCGGAAATATCCGAAGCACTGGTCCTAACAAATATGAGCCATGTGGAAATGCAAAATTGAAAGTGATATTACGAAATCCCAAGTCTGTTTATCAAGTGAAAGCGGGAACATTTTCAATCCCCCGCTCTAAAGTTGGCCATTAGTAGACTTTGCGAGTAttgtattacattaattagGAAAGTTGCCGTTTTATTTCGTTAATGTATTCGCGTCGGCCTATTTAGGCGCTGTGCGTTTTCATTTCCCGCCTAATGCGGCGTGAGCGTCGAATCtctcaactttgacgttgttGGTGCTCTTAATCAGAGTGATTTAATGTACTGAATGTGGATTGAAATTAATCACtccatttgtaaataaatcgaAAGCACAGAACTACATAAAGATTTAGTAAATGGCACTGACTGGGTGTTGATTCCGTTAATATTGAGTCAATATAGCTGCTTGATAGTAGTTACTAATGCGTGTATATAAGAATTAAGTATAACATCAAATCAATTCTTCAAAACATCAAATTTAATCTTTGTCTAATAATGCCTTGAGTGACTTTGGCTATAATATCTTCCGCTACTTActgaaatacttatattactCATCCATAGCAGTCTTCAAATATACTGAAGCagatttaatttagttttctaaAAGCCTCGGGCATAAtcgttttatacaaaaacgtTTGGGCTAAAAACGCGAAgtcatttagttttatatcgcctgtatgtgtgtgtgtattgtGCATTTATGTTCAAAGTAGGCCACGGCTATGCGAGCCTATGCATGGCGAGTTTCAACACCATTATCTGCTATTCCATACAGTAGCGTATTTCCTGAAGGTAACTTACTGTTATTTATCTAtacgtgaaatgaaatgatttatttatgtgtttccAACATGTGGAGCAACATGTCTCGCCATCAAGATGGCATGCAAATTCGTTTCGTGGGCTCGTTTTCTTCTTTGATGAtgtcatatttttaacttCATTTTCGCTTTAGTGACACTAGATGAATACAATACCGAACTCTTTTTAGATTCccttaattaattacaatgtaTAGCCGGCCCAATATCATAATCGAACCAGCGGCAACGCTATGTCGTGGCAATCTAAATCACTTGTCAAAATATAGATTTGATATCGATGGAAAGCGTCGACATGCAAAGAAGAAGCCGGACCTATATTCTTCGGGTgctttatgtattataaactaaatgacagatattaaacgcgcacataccttttttatttctcagtCGTTTCGGGCCTTGTTACAAAGTTCCGTGGTCTCTgcttatgtataaatttttcCCACAAAAGTAGCTTCGGCCAGTTTCGCCATAACACTCTCTTTTAAGACCTTTAGTCATAGAATAACGTCAACTTCtacgtattttaaatatactttcgctaaagaaaaacaactaaaaataACCAAACATAAACGTATATCAAACTTGTAATCTATGGATGCAACGTCTGGGAATTTCTTGAACAAATCAATgaatatttcatgtaaatatgCAGTTTACGTTATAGACATAAACAGTTCAGTCAACCTGTGTATTATTCATGAACCTGTGACATTTCAAGACCATACAGTTAACTTTGAAGACATTAAATGTTATAGTAGTTTGGATATAATACTCATATCGGAGTTATAGGAAAGTAGATGCGTCCCGGGATTTTGGTTATTTGTGAACTTCTcccatctgagcgtattcccggttgcttcctcagccgttgaacGTCGGAGTGGTCTCTGCCGCTAAGTTTCTGACTCCAATGTCGTGTCGAATCGaaaattcttcaattttaCACATACAAGTCCAAACAGTGcatgtctttaaaaaaatgtacttttttaaaCGTTTAATCTTACCAGTCTTAAATTAATCACGGTGGATATTTACtgcattgaaattaaaaatgaccCCAACAATATTGCTGCTATAAAAGCTGTAACATAGTACATCGTTCAGAAggttaacttaaaatataatgtttcagaaaaagaaatacaatgtgtcaatttaataatgacAGTACGATTTCTTATAATTGTAAAGCAACAGCTATACGAAAGGATAAACATTTATCTAAAACATTCAATATACCTAACGTATTTCCTTacttttctgttttattttttactagattTAGCACGCGGCTTTGCCCTCGGGAACATTTacttttccgggataaaaggtaccctatctCCTTCTCAAAAAACAATagcaagtatttatttatcaccaAGTCAGCAAGCATTTCTTGTCtagaaatataatagtatattatttttaacataaggGTAACTTGCAACTATATGTAAAcgtgatataaataattctgtaCACTGTTATTGATCGTATATTCTTCAGAAAAGTCCacgaattttttatttatttattgagagAAGTTTTACAATCGCTCTTAAATTATATCCTGAAACAGACTTTACCTACTGTTATTTTACCATGGCACAAATGGTAGCGTGTCAGAACTCATTCACAGGGCGATCTTTATGTgtttaattaacataaatagTATCGCCACGTAATTTGCGACAtcgtatattttaaacattatttagttTGTTCCGTGGACATCGGCTAAGGCGAGTGAGTTTTCAAATTTAGGATAATCAATTAACTTTCTTGTTATTTGAGCCATTTCGATTTGGAACTGTTCATGAGCTAAGATTTTttgattattgtaaaataaaattttaaattaattcttcaAGGCTAGCACGAACCGTATCGGCAATGTCAAATTTACTATGGAATATGAGTAGTTCATTTTACGTACAATCGAGGTGTTATAGTTTGACTGATGTCGATACGATTCCCAAAAACTCGTGCTAATCTATATTAGTTGACATAAATAAGATTAGAAGCATCACTCAAATCAACTgaatacaataacaatatttaacgAATTCAAATTGCAAAACACAGCAGATGTTCATTTACATCAAATTAGAAAttcaatttccaaaaaataaacgttcTTTCCCTACGATTTGCTTATCGATACGAAAATATAGGCCAATTAGCCCCCCGATCGTTATAAAAGTCGCAAACGGAGGCCGGTAACAGGAAATATCTGGATTGAACCGAATAAAACCGATTCGTAATGGTAATAACCAGTTGAGGAGTAATTACAGTTTCCGTCAGCAAATGTCCTCATTGATTGTACacgatttttttcaaattcgaCTTTAAGAAGttcttttttaagtttcaaattTGCTTGATGTTGTTTCGGGTTTTTTCGATTGGAACCTTTAATTTCAGAGTAGTAAAGCACATTTTTCAGTGGAACATATTAAGCACTTGTTGCTACCTGATGGTATCGATCTCTAAACAGATTACTGCAGATATCTGTGCGTtctatctttttaaatatccgAAAGATGTCGGAATCGACTTTTTTTAATCGTTTTTGACCTACATTTCTTTCAGACTATTTGAGTAATGACTGTGATTGAATGTTTCCTTGCTTTTATTACAATTCGTAGTTCACAATCAATGCAAAATGAGTCCATTCTAGTAACGTGATGAATGATActggtttttttaatttgtggtGATCCAGAGCCAAAAGTTGTAGAGacagttgttgtgtgtgtttaatttcatgattaccacgaccctcagccgtaaggaatacgactatgaagaagaagaagacccaggattttttttatttaccttaaaAAACGACGATCTTTTGAAAGTGTATATAAACACTTCGGcacttgttatttataataatatccgGCCAAGTTTTTCGCTTTATCTATTTGAAGAGCTGAGTGGCTCCCCGTTTTCAGAAttccacaaatatttgttatgaaaaagACAAACATTTGTCCCGAATATTATGCCTTTCAACAATATTCCCTATTGGGATGTCAGCATAAAATTAGTCCCGCTTTTGTGTGAGGTGAGCGagcaaacatttttgtattggaaGTTATTTGAATTCAATTACACGGGTTTTTTTTCACCTCCGtagtgttatgtttttattagtcttatgtttttatttatctgtggtCATTTTTAGGGCTTTTTCAAATTAGGGTGGTCTTCAGGAGTAAAttaggaaatttaaaaaatagttggACCCACAATAATAAGCTTAGAGCTgctgagtgttgtccattttttaattattctattttaacatcttttgtaagtaaatgtttaaataattataggaGAGCATTCTTTGATTTTAGGATTGAAAATGACGACATCATTCgttatttttgtgtgtatgtacattttgctaattaattaattttatattttttacaggtaagtcattatatttcaaaaatagctGGAACGTATAGGTAAGtgagaaaaattacaaaaaaaacacaaatacagCAGcgcaaattttaatattcactattctctctcttattctaatattagtatagaggCAAATTGTGGAAAGAAATCAGGCTTGTTCGGTAGTATCGTAGGTTTCAtactttcaataaattttgctGTATATGTagaaaagtaaacatttttgtaaaatagaaTGAGTGAGATTGAAACcaagcttttttttattgattacataaaaacaatgacAAGTATGGAAGAGGATGTAGATATTTGCTCAGCATTGGGACAATAGAAGTTAATCTTACTAATTAATGTACTGAAGCGAATGTTTGTGAGGTTGTTTGGATGTGtctatgtgtgtttgttactctttcacgcgaaatttggtacacgggtagaatctaacctggaataacacataggacccactttttatcccgaaattcccacgggagcgaagttccggggcgaagctagtaattaatacttttaatcATGTATaagacaattattataatgtattaattgtttaggaaaaatatttctttccaGTGAAGTCAACAAACTTCAATGAAATATATCGTCTCTAGTAgggtatgtatgtgtatatttttccTCCAGATGTGATTATAAAACTATAGCCTAGCCCGTATGACATTCAGAGATAGTTCACAAGCAAGCACCatgtcataatataataaattctttatatattcttCAACACAGCGACttgctaataataattttccttAATTCCAAACTTGTAACAACCCTATTGCCTTAGATGATTAAAAACATCCCTTCCAAACTCTTTTGAGAGACAAAATTGTGACCCACTTGCCGGTCGGCAGGTAAACACGGGATAATCctaacaaaaatttgtattcATAGTGTAGCTCACCATTTGTTAGACGGGCCCTACGGCATTGAATGATGCGCACCCTGAAATGGACTGGACTGAAACTGGTCTAGTTTATTTTGTACGCCTGACAGTCAGTAAACAGAGACATTATACTATCTATATGTACCTGTTCTCACAAactatttgattgattgatttttggcaAACTCCGTGGCCTAActgtcatcacgccggacttcTACACCGGAGGTCCGAGGTTCGATTCttggtcaggtcaacatggaaaatgatctttttcagattgacctgggtcttggatgtttatatgtatatcatatagaatatagtgtcgttcatttacataaatttcgAACCTTGAAGCTAACTCAATCTGAGTGATTTGTCTTTATATATTGATCGATTGAATCTCTGTGTAAGCCTGGTCTCCACTAGAGCGGGGGGTTCCGAATTTATATATCATAGGTTGTTTACATCTCATCATTTGGTTAGATGTAAATAACCTATAGAAATTCGTTATTTGCCCCTGGAAGGTTGCGTTCATATTGGTTTTGTATGatcagacagacatacaacgaaatgttattattattattttattaaacttgtcAACAATTGTTGCAGAGATAAATACACAGTTTACATTATGTATAACAATACGTAATCTAGTTATATATTCTCCATTACAAACGTATAAGCAGCGTAGATGCgatgttaacaaaataaaaaataatgaatttaaaatcatattaacTGTTAAAAACTacacatttacattttgaGAACCGCTGGCCTAGCTTATACTTCATCTCGCTTCGTCTCGCTCGCCATCTCGCTCGCTAGCTGCCCAATTAGGCTTAAACATTGTTCTTATATTCTTCATGAAACTTCAagttaaatgttaattaatttttattagacCAGTTGTGATGAAGTCCAGGAGTCCGATTTACACGCAATCGTTCAGTTCACTTCATCagttttctcaattttttt from Plodia interpunctella isolate USDA-ARS_2022_Savannah chromosome 14, ilPloInte3.2, whole genome shotgun sequence carries:
- the LOC135309841 gene encoding uncharacterized protein LOC135309841 gives rise to the protein MAWGYWSASSVLPDRGRSPRRAGTSAVHQHPNPPTAREVMETHDESIIHTASTSRDSRDHSASPHSSSNGGHSHHHEVRHAVPASALFGESYGELSRRPSLDLGSVRSALASCSGGGTLSAGSTLTRGGTLADYLPPTPCPHHHRVYVDHHKHYEQPIQPVHVGVPHHSHSHASSRHQTDDEDDLEPAYATGKSGNATCMYIFHFT